The genomic stretch CCCCGGAGGGCGCCGGACGGAAGTCCCCCAGGGGCCGGATCATCATCGGCTGGCTGACCGATGCGGTCAGTCCGTACTGTGCCGCCACTGCCCGGACCCCGGCCGTCGCTTCGCCGCGGACCCCGATCGACCACGGCACGCCCCGACCGGCCACCGAGGCGGCGAGGCGTCGGATCTCGGGCTCGTCCTGGACCCGCTCCAGGGTCAGCACACCGTTGAAGGTAGGCAGGGGCACGTTGCTGACCAGTAGATACGAGCCGTGGGCGCCCTTCTCGACCTGGCTCATAGGGTTGAGCGAGGTCAGCAGGGTGCCGGACCGGATATAAGCCTCCGCCGCGGCGTCGGCCTCGAGTTCCACTGAAAGGGCCATACGGCTGCCTCCGGATCTCTGAACATCTGGCGTCAGCCCTGACGACGCTCGGCGCCGGCCGAAGTTCATCGATCGGCCACCCGCCGTGTCAGCCGTGCAGAAGAGTCCAGGTCTCGGCGACTACGAAGCCCAGCGACTCGTACAACCGGAGCGCCGGAGGCGTCGGCTGGAGGAAGGCGGCTTGCGCCCCCCGGGCGGCGCCGTCGGCGACGACCCGCTCGGTCATCGCCTGGCCCAGACCTCGGCGCCGGTGCGACGGCACGGTGGCGATGTTGTAGACCCCGATGTGGTGGCCGACGAAAATGCCCAACCCGGTGGCAACCGGGCGGCCGTCCAACTCGGCCAGATAGCACGTCGCCCAGGGAACCTCGAACAGGGCCGGGGCCAGAATCGACGCGCCGAAGGCCTCGGGCACGCCGAAGCTGGCCGAGAACGTCCGGAGGTACGTGGGGCGATCGGCCGGGCCCGCCGCGCGGATCGCCTCGGCCGGCCACCCCGCACCGGACCGGGGCGGGCCGACCGGCGCCCGGATCATGAAGGGTTGAACAAGCGACTGGCTCCGGCCGTACTCCGTCGCGACCGACCGGATCATTTCTGAGAGGCTGCCGGCAACCGGTGGCGGGACCGGTCAGGCCCAGTCGTTCTCGCCGGGGAGCGGGATCACCTTGTGCGGATCCTGTTCGGCCACGATCGACGCGATCTTCTCGGGCGTCCACGGCGGCGGCATCGCGCCTGACGGGTCAGGGTCGTCGCCGTAGTCGAGGAAGAATTGCTCGGGTCCGGCCGGGGTGTAGAACACCAGCAGCGTCGCCGTTTCGTCAGTCAGATTCTTGAAAGCGTGCCGGGTGCCTCGCGGAATGTAGATGAAATCACCCGGGCCGGCGTCGAAATTTCCCGCGCCGTTGATGAAACGGAATTCGCCGGAAGCGATGTAGAAGGCTTCGTCCTCATCGCCGTGCGCGTGGGCGATGTTGCCGAAACCGGGGGCCACATACATTTCCAGCAAGGACATCCGGCCGCCGGTGCGATCACCCGTGACCTTGACCCGACCTTGCTCCATGCCGCCATTGAGCACCTTGTAGGTGCCCTCGTCCTTACCCACCCGGAAGCCGCGGGCGGCCGTCCAGATGGGATCGTCGGGCGACGGAACGGGTACTTGAACGTCCATGCCAATTACCGCCTTCATCGTCGAAAGGTTCGGTCAGAAAATACGCCGCCCCGGATCCGGGATCAACGTGATCAGAGAAACGCAATTGCCGTTCCGAGAAATGAATTCAGGCCCCCCGGACACGTATCCCGACACCCTTTCGGCACGGTCAGCCAACCGCTGACAGGCCGCCGGACATCGAGGCTGGAGCGCCGACGGTCAGATCAGCCAGGGCCAGCGTCCGCGAGGCCGCGGTCCGGGTCAAGGCGTGCGAGAACAGGTGAGCGGCGCGCACCGTGGGCTCGGGCAGGTTCCCGGCCAGCTCGGCGATGGCCGCGCGGACCTCGTCGGGGACGATGTGGCCACGGCGTAGCAGATGCCGGACGGCGATCTCGCCGAGCTCGTCCGCGGAATAGGGCGGCACGGTCCACTGCTGGCCGAAGGCCTCGTCGATCCCGGGGATCTCGCGGCGCAACGATGCCAGGATCGCGGACTCGGCCACGAGGACCACGACAGGGGCGGCCGGGTCGGCGCGGAGCCGGTCGACGAGCTCGGCGACGACCTCGAGGCCCGGGTCGCCGGGGTTCACGTCCACGATCAGCAGGCCACCAGCGGCGTCCGTGAGCGCCGTTGCCACCAGATCCTGGACCTGGCCGGCCCAGTGCGGAGCCAGGTCTCCCCCGGTCGCGGCCCGCACCTGGTGGCCGATCGGCACAAGGCCGACCTCGGCCAGGACCATGCCGTAGAGCCGGGCGAACTCGGACCGGCCGCTGCCCCGGGGCCCGGCGATGACGGCGTTCGCCGTACGGCCGTAGACCCGGCGGCGGGCGTGCAGACCGGCCACCTCGAGAACTGTGCCACCCATGGCCTCCCGCACCGGGTCGGCGCCGACCAGCCCGGCCACGCGTTGCCAGGACCGGGAGGCGGCGACGGCCGCCCGCGGATCGGCGGTGATGTCCGGGGCGGCCGTCTGATCCGCCGGCGCGTCAACCAGCGCCGCCAGCTCCGGCTCGACGTCGGCCGCGGTGAGCCGGTTCATCAGCGTCTCGGTCGAGGCCGGCGAGGCCGCCAGGCGGGAGGCCTGGTTGTTGATCATTGCTTCGAACAGCTTGCGGGCCACGCGGCCGTTGCCGAACGTCGCGTTCTTCGGGATGCGGGTGAAGTACGTGGTCAGCGCGTCCACCGCGTCGTCGGTCAGCTCGTAGTAGTGCTTGGTGCACAGGTTCGAGGTGATCGTGACCAGCTCGTCGACCGAGTAGTTGGGGAACTCCACCGTGCGGGTGAAGCGGGAGGCCAGACCGGGGTTGGAGTCGAGGAACTGCTCCATCAGCTCGGAGTAGCCGGCCACGATGACCACGAGCTCGTCGCGGTGGTCCTCCATCATCTTCATCAGCGCATCGATGGCTTCCTGTCCGAAGTCCGGCCCGGAGCCGCCGGACCCGGCCGACAGGGTGTACGCCTCGTCGATGAACAGCACGCCGCCCAGCGCCTTGGTCACCAGTTCGGTGGTCTTGATCGCGGTCGAGCCGATGTACTGCCCGACCAGGTCGGCCCGCGCCGCCTCGACCATGTGCCCCTTGCTCAGGATCCCCAGCTCGGCCAGCACCGAGCCGTAGAGCCGGGCCACCGTGGTCTTACCCGTGCCGGGCGGCCCCGCGAAGACCAGGTGCCGGCTCATCGGCGGCATCGGCAGGCCCCGCTGCTGCCGCACCTGCGCCATTTTCATCAGGTTGATGAGCGCGGTGACCTCCTGCTTGACGCCGCGCAGACCGATGAGGCTGTTGAGCTCGCGCAACGGGGCGCTCAGCTCCTCGACCGACGGCTCCTCGGGCGTCTCCGCCGGGGCCGCAGCGGGCTCGACCGGCCGGTCCACGGCGGTCGACTCGACAGTCAACTGAGCGTTGTCCGCGCGGCGGACGTCTTCGCGGCCACTGCCCCGCACGACACAGCGAACCAACGTCACCGGCTGAGCCGTCTCGACCGCGCAACCGTTGCCAGCGCTGTCGAGGATCTCGCAGTCGGTGAAGGCGCCCCGGCCGCCCTCGGCCACCCGGATGCCGTCCGCACCGGACCGCCGGATCCGCAGCCGGCTCGCGGTGGCCGCTCCGCCGTCGAGGACCAGCAGACCGTCGTCGGCGGCGTCGACGATCTCGGCGTCCGACACCTCCAGCACGGCGTCCTGGATCCGCAGCCCGCCGCCGCTCAGCGCGATGGAGCGCAGGTCGAGCAGGGCTCCCGTGCTCGCGGTGACGGCGATCGGGCCGGCGCTGGTCACGCGGAGCTCCCGCAGCACCGCTCGGGCCGCCCCGGTGACGGTCAGGATCGGCTCCTCGCCCCCCTCCAGGTGGACTCCGGCGCCGTCGACCACCGCTCCGTCCCGTACGACGATGCCCGCCCGGCCGGCCTGCCGGGCTCGTACGTCGCGCAGTGAGACAGTGCTCTCGCCCGCGATGACGGCAATCTGATCCCCGGCGTCGCGCAGGGTCACCCCGGTCAGGTGCGGGGCGGCCCCGTCCACGTTGAGCCCGAGCGGGGCGTCGCCGATCGTGCAGTCGGTCAGCTCCGGCCGGGCCCCGCCGCCCACGTGGACGCCGGTGTGGCCGGCGCCGGTGAAGGTGCACCCGGTCAAGCGGGGCCGGGCGCCGTCGGTGATGTGCACGGACTGCACCGCGGCGCCGGTGAAGGTCGAGTCGGCGATCTCGACGTCGGCCTCACCGCGGCAGAACAGATCCACGTTCCCGCTGCCGGAGACGCTCAGGCGCCGAAGCCGGGCCACCGCCTGCTGCTCCAGAACGACCGCCGGCTTGGCCGCGTCGCGGATCTCGCAGTCCTCCATGACCAATCGGGCCTCGCCGTTGGCGCACACGCCGTTGGCCCGGGTGCCGCGCACCGCGACCCTCCGCAGGGTCAGCGAACCCTTCTCGCTCACCACGACGCCGGAGGTGCCGACGTCGTGCACCAGGGTGTCCTCGGCCGTGCTGGCGGTGGCCGAGAGCACCACGATCCCGGCCCCGGACGGCGCGGTCACCTCGCAGCCGCGCAGCGCCAGCGATCCGTTGAGCCGGGCCAGCAGGGCCGTCCAGGCGGCGCCGGTGACCCGGCAGTCGTCCAGCGCCACCTCGCCCGCATAGACGTCGAGCGCAGCCAGCTTCGGGTCCTCGCTGACCAGCGTGATGCCCTGCAGCTGGACGCCCTCGCCCCGCACTACCAGGACGCTGCCCTCCCGGCAGCGGACCTCGACCGGGCCGCCCGGTGCCGCGCTGATGGTCACCCGCTTGTCGAGTTCGAGACGTTCGGCGTACTGCCCGGGATGCACCACGATCGTCGCGCCGGACTCCGCGCGAGCCACGGCCGCGCCGATCGTCGGGTAGGCGCCCGGCTCCTGCCTGCTCACGGTCAGAACCTGCCGGTTCATCGACGTTCTCCTTCCTGGTCGAGCCCGGGCAGCGCACGGAACCGGCGCTGTTCGGCCGGGGCCGCGCGCTTGGCCGGCGACTGCGACCAGCGCTCCAGACTGCGGTGCATGCCGGTCACGGCGAGCTCGTCCAGCGAGGCGAAATGCCGGTCGACCCGTCCCTCTTCGTCGATCTCGTTGGCGCCGATCTCGCGCAGCAGGATGCCGCCGCGCTGGTCCTCACGCGGCCGCCAGGTCTCGAGCACCTTGAAGCTGGTCCCCGGCAGGAAGAGCACCCGGTCCTCGATGCCCTCGGTCCCGTCGGGTTCGAGCAGTGCCGTCCGGCGCGCGGTCATCGACCAGATGAGCAGGTCGGTGTCGCCGTCCTGCCCCTCGTGGGGCTGGGTCAGCGTGTTGACCAGCGACCAGTCGGTGAGCAGCTTGCGCTCGCCGTACAACGCCCACTCCCGCTCGTCCGGGGTGACCCGGAAAATCGTGCTGCCGCGGAAAGACGGCAGGCGGGACAGGCCGGCCACCACGCACCGTGCGAACGGGACGTGTGGTCCGCCCGCGCCGGTGCGCAGGGCCGAGTCGACCCGCTCGCCGCGGCGGGTGAGATAGAGCCGTACGGCGACCGAGTCGGCCAGCAGGTTGGCGGCGGGGGTGCCGCCGGACTGCAGGCCGGGCTGCTCCGACATGATGCGCGAGACCGAGGACGCCATCCGGTCGAAGTCCTCGCTCAAGGTCCGGCGCAGCCAGTCCCGCTCCTGGTCCAGAGACCGCTTCGGCAGTACGGCGGTGGCCGCGGCCGCGGGCACCGGCTGCACCGAAACGACCTTGGCGGCGGGCGCCGGCGGCGGCTCCGCGGGGGCGTCCGGCGTTGGCGCCGGCTCGCTCCCGGCCGGGGCCGGCACGTCGATGTCGACCGGCACGACCATGCCGACCGGCATCACGACGGCCGGCGAAGCCGTCGTCACGTCCGGTAGCACCACGGGCTCGACCGACGGCGGCACGACATGCGGCGCCACGACGGGCTCCACCGACGGCGGCTCGACAGGCGGCACGGACGGCGACGCGACAGACGGCGCAACAGGTTCCACGGGTGGCAGCGCGACGGGCGGCACGGACGGTGGCGCGACGGACGGTGGCGCGACGGGCTCCATGGACCGCAGCACGGCTGGTGGCGCCGTGGGCGCACCGGCCGCGGCTGAGACCGGCCGGTGCGCCCGGGCCGCCGGCGCCGGTGCCGGGGCTGCCGGTGCCGGTGCCGGTGCCGGCTCGATCGTGGCGCGAGCCGAACGCGGCGCGACGACCGGCAGCGAGGCGGTGGGCCCGGTGAGGGCCTGCGTGGGGCCCGGTTCGCGGCGTTTCGGGGGCGCCTCGACCACCGACGTGACGGCCACGGCGGGCGGGGCCACCGGGGGCGACGCCACGGCCGGTAGCTTGAGATCGGCCAGGATCAGTGCGGTCGTCCGCTCGGAATCGCCGGCCGGCCCGGCGGCGTGGTCGATGGTCGCGTCGGCCCGGCCGCCGGTCCGCACCCCCAGGCTCACCATCGAGGCGGCCAGCAGGGTGCGGGGCGTCGGCCCCGGCAGCCGGTCGCCCAGGTCCAGGGCCAGCTCACGCATGCGCTCGGCGCGCTTGGCGTCCGAGTCGTCGAAGATCAGCGCGGCTCCCCGCGGGTCGAGCGCCGTCGCCCGGACCCGCTCCGCGCCGGCCGGCTCGTCGGTCGACCGCATCCAGAGGCCCGCCTCGACCACCTCGACCACCGCATCCGGCGCGTACCAGTAGACGCGCGGGCCTACCTCCTCCGTCCAGCGCAGCGGCGGCCGGTGGCTGAGCACCTCGGGCCGGCGGGCCCGGGTGTTCTCGTGGGCGCGCGGGGTGTAGCGGAGTTCGGTGGCGAACGGTGACCAGCCCAGCGTGCCGTCCGGCCGCACCGCGCGGACCTGCCACCGGCGCGGGGTGCCCGAAGGCACGCCGGTGTAGCAGGTCACCGGAGCCGCCAGCAGATCGGCCAGGGCCTGGCCCAACGTCTCGCCCTCGGGCCGCCGGACCTGACCGTACTCGACGAAGCGGGTCCGGGCCTGGAGGTCCGGATCGAGATCGCGCCAGAACCGGACGACGTCGTCGAGGGACAGCGGCGGCGTCCCGGGGCAGCCCAGCAGCACCGGCATCGTCTCGGGGTGGCAGGGCAGGTCCTCGACCAGCCGCCGGCGGTGCTCGGCCACCTGGCCCGGATAGCGCGTGTCGTGGACCCAGACCGCCCCGGGCAGAGGTTCGACCTCCCCGTTGGCGCTGGTCGGCCGGTTGTCGGTGACCGCCCGGTCCCAGGCCGGCACCGGGAACCGCTTAGCGTCCCAGCTCGGCGGCCGACCGGGCCGGAAACGAACCCAGCCGCTGTGCGCGATGGAGTGCACCAGCAGCGCCCCGCCGGCGCCGCGCACCAGGTCGCCGTCGGGCGCGATGACCGTACGGTTGAGCCGCTCCGACAGCCATTGCCCGGCCATCGCGGCCGAGGCCCGGTTGCGTCCGCAAGCCATCAGCCGGATGCCCCGGCGGTGCCGGGGCAGCGCACCCGCCATCGACTCCCAGGAGTCGATGGCCAGTCCGTCGCCGAGGTCGAGCACAACCACGTCGTTGTCCTCGTCCGCGTTCACCGACAGCGCGAGCGACTGCGCCTCGACGCTGATGGCGTCGGGAGCGTGCAACACAATCGCGTTGCCGACCGTGTGCTGGACGATCAGCGACTCGTCGTCGTCCCGGCGGCGTCGCGGCGGCCAGAGGGCGGGGGCCATGTCGTCCTATCCTTCTGCGATGACGGAAACGGCCTCGCGGCTGAGCGAGGGTCCTTTCCGCAGCGCGGCTAACAGTTCCCGCGGGAACGGGACCGGTTTCACTCCGTTGATCTTCAGGGCGGCCGCGGCCGCCGCATCCTTCACCAGGTACGCGACCCCGGCCGACGAGACGAAATAGAGCGGAACAGGTCCGGATTCCGGTGCGGGCACCCCGAATACGACCATCGCCGAGCCGACCGGGCCGTGCACGGTTCCACGGTCCGAGCCGCCGGCCGGGTCGGGGGCCGGTGGGACGTCGACGACCGCGCTGCGCACGGTGGTGGCCGAATCAGGCGCCTGGCGCAGGCACAGGGTCTGGCCCTGCAGGTCACGGACCCGAGCGTCGGCCAGGTCGGGCAGCCGGTCCAGCAGAGACCGGTCAGCTGACATCGGGGCGGCCAGCACGTCCGCGCTTTCCAGGACGACCGGCTCGGACCGGCTCCGCGCGGCGGCGAACAAGAACTCGGTACGGCTCATGACGGCCAGGCCGTCGGAGCGGAGAACGAAGTACTGCTCGGCCGGGCCGGGGCTGTGCCGGAACAGCGAGCCGATCGGATACGACCGGCCGCCGACCCGCGGGCCGGCGGCGCCGCGCCGCGGGATCTCGGCCGGAGCGAGTTCCGGGCCTGCCGGCAGGTGACTGAGCCAGCTGCCGGAGACGGGATAGGCGCCCGCCTGCGGTACGCCCAGGGCGACCAGGACGGCGTTGTCCGTCACCTGGAAACGGCGGCCCTGGGTCAGCAGATAGAACCGGTCACGCGGCCCGCGAACCACAGTGATCTCGTCCTCCGGGACTGGGCGGTGCGGAGCACGCGGGTCGAGGTCGATCCGGAAGCCCGGGGCGACCGGGGCGGTACCGCGTCCGGCGCCGGCGGTCGCCGGCGCGCAGACCAGCCACGGCCCGGCCTTGAAGGACTCCGGATCGGGGATGTCACGCGGTCCGTCGGCGATGCCGAGGGCCTCACCCCGGGGCACCCCGGCCAGCGATTTGCGCGACACCAGCTTCACCTTGGCCGAGGCGCCCTGCCACAGCAGCGCCGAGGGCAGATCGGTCGGGTGCAGCGTACCGTTGACATAGACGTAGCGGTTGCCGGACTCCTTCTCCACCAGCACCAGGCCCGGCTCGCGGAACGACTTGCTGCCGCCCGGGACGATCCAGCCGTAGACGCCGAAGCCGGCCACCACCAGTACCGCCAGCAGGATGCCGATCGTCAGCCCGGTCAGGGTCCGGCGGCCCGGCACCTCCCCTCCGGAAGGGTCGCCCAGCACGAGGGCCGAGTGCAGCCGGGTCATCATGAACTGGTGGGCGTGGACGTGATCGCGTTGAGTCTGCACGCCGGCTACCCGAACAGTCCGCGCGCCCAGCCGTAGAGGCCGAGCACCTGGGCCAGCACCGGCAGCACGGCCAGCGCGGTGACGATGTCGAAGAAGGTGGCGGTGTACTCCCAGAACGGGAGCATGCGGCGCGGCCACGGGCGCATCGCCGCCATCACCAGCGGCACCAGCAGCACGATCAGGCCTATCAGCAGCAGCGCGGGCCCGCCGTTCGAGGCCGTGGCGGCCCACCGGTCGAGGACCATCAGGCTGCCCGCTACGCCGGCCACCACCAGGGCCAGCCGTTGCCACAGACCGAGGAAAGTGCGCGCCCGTAGCAGCAGCGCCGTCGCGACGGCGGCGACCAGCGTCCAGCCCGACCAGTCAGGCGTCCGCAGGACGAAGAAGAACAGGAACGGAAGCAGCACGGCCGACGCGCCCAGCACTGCCACCAGATAGGTGTCGGCATCGTCGGTGCGGGACCGCAACTGGTCCGAGTTCTCGGGCTCGATGTCGTACTGCATCTCCGCGCCGGTCTTGGGCAGCTGCGGCCCCCGGAGCCCGGAGACCTTGACCGCAACCCGCGGCGCCAGCACGATGACCGCCAGCAAGGCGGCCGCGCCGACCGCGGCGGCCCGAGGCCCGGACACGGCCAGGCCCAGGTGGCTGCCGACCACGGCCGTCACGGCCAGGGCCAGCACGCCCAGCAGGAGCAGGGGCAGCAGCGGCAGATGACGCGCGACGGTGCGCTGCCCGACGACGAGGACGGTGACCACCAGGATCACCGCCACCGCGCCCGTCAGCACCTGGTAGGCCGTTCCGCGTACGGGGGTGATCGCGGCCACCACGGCGAACAACGCCGACCCGCCCGCGAAGAGCAGTCCGTACGCGCCGTCGTCGAGCTTGCGCCCGGCGACCACGGCCGCGGCGAGCAGGGCTACGGCGAGCGCGCAAGCCGGCCCGGCCTGGGCGATCGCCGGTCGGAGTTCGAGGACGACTCGGACGATCGCCGCCATCGCCACCAGGGACAACACCAGGAACAGGACCCGCCGGTACTCAGGCTGCCACCGGTCGGTGCGGCGGTTGATCACCGTCGCCACCCCGTCGGCCACGTCGTCGAAGTCCAGCTCGGGCAACGGGTCCTCGGCCCGGCGCAGGTGCAGTTCCTCGCCGTCGAGCCAGTCCAGCGTCTCGGGCGTGCCGCCGAGCTCGAAGGGCGCCTGACCCAGCCGCTGCAGCACCCAGCCACTGCCGGCCGCCATGTCGTCGGGGCTCGTGGTCACGACGTGGCCGGCCAGGACCGGCAGCAGTGACGCCACCGACGAGGTCACAGGCACGGCCAGGTCGGCTCGGCGCTCCGGTCCCACGACGGTGATGCGGCACTTGCCGGCGTGCACGACGGCACTCATTCTCGTGTTCCTCTCATCGGCCTGCGTCCGCGGACGCGTATCCCGTCTGCATCAGGCGCACACCACGGCGGGTCACCAGCTGGGCTCGCCCGGGCGGCAGGCGGCGCGGGGCGGCCTCGCCGAGGAACTTGCCCTCCTCCTTGGGATAGGAGAACAACGTCGCGGGCGTGCCGAGCTCCCACATCCGGCGGATGACGGAGTCCATCATGGCCCTGGCCGCGCCGGACGTGCTGCGGGCCAGGATCAGGTGGAATCCCACGTAGACACCCTGCGCCAGCAGCGGCAGCAGCGGTTCCAACGTCGACCCCATCCCGCTGCTGCGGGTCAGCAGGTCGTAGTCGTCGACCACGACGAACAGCTCCGGCCCCTCCCACCAGTCGCGGCGGCGCATCCGCTCGGACGAGATGTCCGCCCCCGGCAGCCGGCGGTTCAACGACACCGCGGCCTGACCGGCCAGCTCATGCAGCTTGTCCCCAGTGAAGGTCGCACCGACCTGGTAATCCTGGCCGATCGCGGTGTCCAGGTCGCGCCGGGAGTCGCCCAGCACGACCTTGGCCTGCTCGGGCGTGTACCGCTGCTGGATCCCCCGGAGCACCGCCCTCAGCATGGTGGTCTTGCCGGTCTCGTTGTCGCCGAACACCAGCAGGTGCGGGGTAACCATGAAGTCGTGCCAGACCGGGGCCAGGCGCTGCTCGTCCAGGCCGAGGCACAACCGCAGGTCGGGCTGCGGGTCCGGCAGCTCGGTCACGGGCAGCAGGGGTGGCAGCAGCCGCACCGGCGGCGCCGGCGGACCGGTCCAGAACGTGGCGACCTCCTCGGCCACCGCCTTGGTCGCCTCGGCGAGGTCGTCGACCGTGGCGAAGCCGTCGATCCGGGGCAGCGCGCTGAGGAAGTGCGACCCGTCGGCGGTCAGACCGCGGCCGGGCTGGTTGGGCACCGTGGCCGCCTTGCGCGAGCCGTACTCCGAGTCCATCGAGTCGCCCAGCCGCAGCTCCAGCTTGGTGCCGAGCAGGTCGCGCAGCCACGTGCGCATCTCCGACCAGCGGGTGGCGGTCACGACCAGGTGCACGCCGAACGACAGGCCGCGCGAGGCGATCTCCTGCACGCGGCTTTCAAGGTCGGCGAAGTCCTGCTTCAGGGTGTACCAGCCGTCGACCACGAGAAAGACGTGTCCGTGCCGGTCCTCGATCTCACCACGGGCCCGGGCGGCCAGGTAGGTGGTCATCGAGTCGATGCCGCGCGCCGAGAACTCGGCCTCACGGGCCTCCATGATCTGGCTGATCTCCTCCAGCGTGCGCACCACCCGGTCGCGTTCGAGCCGGGTGGCGACCGAGCCGACGTGCGGCAAGCCGGCGATCGAAGCCAGACCGCCACCACCGAAGTCGAGGCCGTAGAACTGCACCTCGGCCGGCGTGTTGGAAAGCGCGAGGGCCAGCACCAGCGAACGCACGAGGGTCGACTTGCCACTCTGCGGCGCGCCGGCCACGCCGACGTGACCGTCCGCGGCTGACAGATCCACCATCAGCAGCTCACGCAACTGGTCCTGCGGCTTGTCGACCACGCCGACCGGAACCCGCAGCCGGCCCCGCATCGCGGGGTCCTCGACCGACATACCACGCAGCGGATCGGGCACGACGCTGGGAAGCAGGGTGTCCAGGGTCGGGGCGACCGACAGGGGGGCCAGCCAGACCTGACGCGCGGGCGGCCCGGCGCCGGCCAGCCGGTCGAGCAGCACCTCGACCAGGCTCGGGGTCCCGGTGTCGGCCGGCTTCTCGTCGGCCGGCGCCACCTCGGCCGCGGCCACCGGCTCGACCGGTTCCGGCAACGGCAGGTGCCGGGTCGTGAAGGGGACCACGTCGGTCGCCACCACGTCGACGTCCTCGGCGGCCGGGGCGCTCGCACCGCGACCGGCGTAAGGCCCGGAGACGTACGCACCCTTGAACCGGACCAGGTTGGTGGTGTCCACCTTCAGATAGCCGTTGCCCGGCTCGGAGGGGAGCTCGTAGGCGGCGCCGACCCCGATGACGGCCCGCGACTCCATCGACGAGAAGGTGCGCAGGGCCAACCGGTACGACAGGTGGCCCTCGACGCGGTTGATCCGGCCCTCGTCGAGGCGCTGCGAGGCCAGCAGCAAATGAACGCCGAGCGAGCGGCCCAACCGTCCGATGGAGACGAACAGGTCCATGAACTCGGCCTTGCTCGACAGCAGCTCGGAGAACTCGTCCACGACGATGAGCAGCACCGGGAAGGGGACCAACGGGGCACCCGCGCCGCGGGCCTTCTCGTAGTCGAACAGCGACGCGTATCCGGCCGCCCGCAGCAGTTCCTGGCGCCGGGTCATCTCGCCGTTGAGCGCGTCCTGCATGCGGTCAACCAGGGGCAGCTCGTCGGCCAGGTTGGTGATGACGGCTGAGGTGTGCGGCAACCGGTCCATGCCCAGGAACGTGGCGCCGCCCTTGAAGTCGACCAGCACCAGGTTGAGGATGTCCGAGGAGTGGGTTGCGGCCAGCGCAACGACGAGCGTACGCAGCAATTCGCTCTTGCCCGAACCTGTGGCCCCGATCAGCAGGCCGTGGGGGCCCATGCCGCCTTGGGCCGACTCCTTCAGGTCGAGCTCGATCACCTCACCGTCCTCGGTCACCCCGATCGGCACCTGCAGGCGGTTGCGCTGAGGATGCCGGGACCGCCACAGGCCGGCCACGTCGAAGGTGTAGGCGTCGCGGATGCCGAGCAGCGTGGCCAGATCGAAATCGCTCTCGAGCGGCTCGTCGACGATGTCGAGGGTGCCGCTGGTCCGTTTGGGCGCAATGATCCGGGCCAGCGCGTCGGCCTGGGCCTCGGACAGGGCGTCGCGCACCGCCGTGCCGGTGGCATCGCCGGCTGGATAGCGCACGTCGGCGCCGTCGAC from Paractinoplanes brasiliensis encodes the following:
- the eccCa gene encoding type VII secretion protein EccCa, which produces MSTVTVKRPPRASAPPAPSGEVGLQEPPVMAEEAPLDFRSFAMTVPMGLGMGGMMAMFGLYSRSPIMYVMAGAMAGGMVLMGVVQIGRGAAERKRKMLGERRDFLRYIAQLRKQARAAADEQRRHVLWDNPQPDWLWSVAMTSRLWERRPTHDDFARVRIGLGRQNAMRTFVPPETKPVEDLEPLSSIALRRFAEAYRAVSGIPISVNLRSFTSIEFEGEAGSAVELARAMVAQLVTLHAPDELRVAVLAPEVHRGPWEWVKWLPHNAHPADVDSAGPVRLFAGDHDALLDLLGPELADRGDHDRTARPSSTEPFLVIVAHLADVPDSSRLLGSGIRNVVLLDITGAMPGGPRVLRLTVDGADVRYPAGDATGTAVRDALSEAQADALARIIAPKRTSGTLDIVDEPLESDFDLATLLGIRDAYTFDVAGLWRSRHPQRNRLQVPIGVTEDGEVIELDLKESAQGGMGPHGLLIGATGSGKSELLRTLVVALAATHSSDILNLVLVDFKGGATFLGMDRLPHTSAVITNLADELPLVDRMQDALNGEMTRRQELLRAAGYASLFDYEKARGAGAPLVPFPVLLIVVDEFSELLSSKAEFMDLFVSIGRLGRSLGVHLLLASQRLDEGRINRVEGHLSYRLALRTFSSMESRAVIGVGAAYELPSEPGNGYLKVDTTNLVRFKGAYVSGPYAGRGASAPAAEDVDVVATDVVPFTTRHLPLPEPVEPVAAAEVAPADEKPADTGTPSLVEVLLDRLAGAGPPARQVWLAPLSVAPTLDTLLPSVVPDPLRGMSVEDPAMRGRLRVPVGVVDKPQDQLRELLMVDLSAADGHVGVAGAPQSGKSTLVRSLVLALALSNTPAEVQFYGLDFGGGGLASIAGLPHVGSVATRLERDRVVRTLEEISQIMEAREAEFSARGIDSMTTYLAARARGEIEDRHGHVFLVVDGWYTLKQDFADLESRVQEIASRGLSFGVHLVVTATRWSEMRTWLRDLLGTKLELRLGDSMDSEYGSRKAATVPNQPGRGLTADGSHFLSALPRIDGFATVDDLAEATKAVAEEVATFWTGPPAPPVRLLPPLLPVTELPDPQPDLRLCLGLDEQRLAPVWHDFMVTPHLLVFGDNETGKTTMLRAVLRGIQQRYTPEQAKVVLGDSRRDLDTAIGQDYQVGATFTGDKLHELAGQAAVSLNRRLPGADISSERMRRRDWWEGPELFVVVDDYDLLTRSSGMGSTLEPLLPLLAQGVYVGFHLILARSTSGAARAMMDSVIRRMWELGTPATLFSYPKEEGKFLGEAAPRRLPPGRAQLVTRRGVRLMQTGYASADAGR